A segment of the Verrucomicrobiia bacterium genome:
CCGTTTTGGCCCTGCGTGGTGCCGGTTTGATCAGGTTTTCCCCCGCTCGTTGCGTGGCTGCGGCGATTTGATTCCGCCCTTTTCGGGATTCCCGGTCCTTCTGTGCGCCGCCGGTTGTCGCGGCCGCGCTGCGCTGACGTTTCACCGCTGCGAGTGTTCATAGTCGCCTGTCGCATGCGAATGGGAATCCTGCAAGGTGGGAAGTGCGGGCGCATCGGTAGGGGGTGAGGGGTAAAACCTCAGCGTCGTTCACACACCCCTTGCTGTTCGGCTAGCAGTTCCCCTGGCCGGGCCTGCATTGGACTCTAACCAACTAGTCAGTGCGCCCTGGCGGGCGCACAAAAAAAGGGCCCGGGAAAACCCGGGCCCCGCGATAGAAAAAACCGATGGGGTTAGTGACGTTCGCGACGAGGACCGCCGCCGCCACCACCACCGCCGCCACCACCGAACCGACGCGCGCCGCCGCCGCCGTTGCCGGGACGTTCTTCACGCGGGCGAGCGATGTTAACTGTCAACGCGCGGCCGTCAACAGACTTGCCGTTCATCGCGTCAATGGCTTTTTGAGCTTCCTCAGGAGTGCTCATTGTGACGAATGCGAAGCCGCGGGACCGCCCGCTCATCTTATCCATCATCAGGTTGGCTTCGAGGACCGTTCCATGGGCGCCGAATGCGTCCTGGAGGTCATTTTCTGTGGTGTTGAAGGAAAGATTTCCTACAAACAATTTGTTATTCATACTCTATTCATCCGTCGCCTGCGCTGCTTTCTGAGACTGTTCCCGACTGCCGGGTCTAAAATCTCCACTGAACCTAGTTCACCTGAGGATTACCATGCCTTTGATTGCAATTGCTTGGACAGATTTGCGATACCTTGTGCTGTGCCGTTCCAGATAGCAATATCTATTTTGCTCGGAATAGGGGTAGGTATTTACCTACCGGGGCCAGGCGCTTTACCGGGGCAAGCGCCGCTTCGCAAGAATCGGGTGGAGGGAAATTCCGGGTGTGTCATGCTCGTCTCATGCAACCAGCAGGGTTCCACTACCAGCGCATCGCAAACGCTATTCGTTATCTGGACGAACACCAGGCCGACCAGCCCGATCTTGCCACGCTCGCTCGCATCAGTGGGCTGAGCAGTTTTCATTTCCATCGCCTGTTCTCAAACTGGGCGGGAGTAACGCCCAAGGACTTTCTCCAATGCCTGACGGCAGAGCGCGTGAAACGTGCGCTGCAGAACGGCAGCAGCGTGCTGCATGCTGCGCTGGACGCGGGATTATCAGGCCCGGGCCGCGCGCACGACCTCTGCGTCAGCCTTGCCGCAGCATCGCCGGGTGAATTAAAATCAGGCGGCGCCGGTTGGACACTGAACGGGGGATTTGCGCCAACCCCATTCGGCATCTGCCTCATTGCCGAGAGCCCCCGTGGTGTCTGTCATCTTCGGTTTGTGGAGCTCGGCGAAGAAACACTTGCGTGGGCGCAGTTGCAGGCGGAATGGCCTCATGCCGTCATCCGCCGCAACGACACGCGTGCCAATGAATATGCCGCTCATGTGTTTGCTCCCAAACCGGGCATCCATGCGACGCCGCAGCCGCTTTCTGTCTACGTTCGGGGAACCCCGTTTCAGACGCGCGTCTGGCAGGCGTTGCTTGCAATCCCGGCCGGCCAGCTCACCACCTACAGCCGCCTTGCCCAACAGGTTGGCCATCCAAAGGCCGCCCGCGCAGTGGGAAGCGCCGTCGGTGCAAATGCCGTTGCCTTTCTAATTCCATGCCATCGCGTGATTCGCGAGACGGGCGTCATTGGCGATTACAGATGGGGACGGGATCGCAAACGTGTGCTGGTTGCGGCTGAGCTGGCTCGCGCATGATCGGCTGCGGGTG
Coding sequences within it:
- a CDS encoding methylated-DNA--[protein]-cysteine S-methyltransferase — encoded protein: MQPAGFHYQRIANAIRYLDEHQADQPDLATLARISGLSSFHFHRLFSNWAGVTPKDFLQCLTAERVKRALQNGSSVLHAALDAGLSGPGRAHDLCVSLAAASPGELKSGGAGWTLNGGFAPTPFGICLIAESPRGVCHLRFVELGEETLAWAQLQAEWPHAVIRRNDTRANEYAAHVFAPKPGIHATPQPLSVYVRGTPFQTRVWQALLAIPAGQLTTYSRLAQQVGHPKAARAVGSAVGANAVAFLIPCHRVIRETGVIGDYRWGRDRKRVLVAAELARA
- a CDS encoding RNA-binding protein, which encodes MNNKLFVGNLSFNTTENDLQDAFGAHGTVLEANLMMDKMSGRSRGFAFVTMSTPEEAQKAIDAMNGKSVDGRALTVNIARPREERPGNGGGGARRFGGGGGGGGGGGPRRERH